In one Thermosipho ferrireducens genomic region, the following are encoded:
- a CDS encoding MarR family winged helix-turn-helix transcriptional regulator has product MYKKKELITDKRCQLNQEKVIDDNCCIDEIGELVQKLVRVFQLFERDQIKVFGFTTSQCYCLLELLKSDPSGLTMNALSEKMKLDTSTMTRIVDKLVRDKFLLRERSEKDRRIVIVKLTEKGKSSAIQLRDSINQFYKKIIKNLPEGRVTEVLSSVSLLLNAFEKANPNCC; this is encoded by the coding sequence TTGTATAAAAAAAAGGAGTTAATTACTGATAAACGTTGCCAATTAAATCAAGAAAAGGTTATAGATGATAATTGCTGTATTGATGAAATAGGTGAGTTGGTACAAAAACTGGTAAGAGTTTTTCAGTTATTTGAAAGAGATCAGATAAAGGTTTTTGGATTTACTACTTCGCAGTGTTATTGTTTGCTGGAACTATTAAAATCTGATCCTTCTGGTCTTACTATGAATGCTCTTAGTGAAAAAATGAAGCTGGATACAAGTACCATGACAAGAATTGTGGATAAATTAGTGAGAGATAAATTTTTATTGAGAGAAAGATCTGAAAAAGACAGAAGAATTGTTATAGTCAAATTAACAGAAAAAGGCAAATCTTCTGCTATACAATTAAGAGATAGTATCAATCAGTTCTATAAAAAGATTATTAAAAATCTCCCGGAAGGTCGTGTTACAGAAGTTTTAAGTTCAGTATCTTTGTTATTGAATGCCTTTGAAAAAGCTAATCCAAATTGCTGTTAA
- a CDS encoding permease encodes MLFFNDILMTILYYLKADWYILLIGILLAVGIVVYLDPEKVRGYLAKNSRLSIPGSVGVGAFTPLCACGTMAVILAMFASAMPWGPVMAFLVSSPLTSPSEFMFQTAFFGTKFAVAVLISSIFLGLSSGFIAHILDRKTTFFKEQFRTKIRGENSCCGEISTNSQQNSLCCTKIILPKSRSFIKKYKIDEFVERFITVGIKKILLLFILFIAIGRVVEMIVPQEWIMTLFSAEKAYSIILGATIGLPLYISGSASLPLMRSFMNSGAGEGAIMAFLITGKATGIPVIMGMSIILKKRAILFYLGFIYLGGILSGYLYQLLLDMGF; translated from the coding sequence ATGCTTTTTTTTAATGATATTTTGATGACAATTCTTTATTACTTGAAGGCTGATTGGTATATTCTATTGATAGGTATATTATTAGCTGTTGGTATTGTTGTATATCTTGATCCAGAAAAAGTAAGGGGATATTTGGCGAAAAATTCAAGACTATCTATTCCAGGTTCTGTGGGGGTTGGTGCATTTACACCTCTTTGCGCTTGTGGAACGATGGCAGTAATATTAGCTATGTTTGCGTCCGCCATGCCATGGGGACCTGTGATGGCATTTTTAGTATCATCTCCTTTGACGAGTCCTTCAGAGTTTATGTTCCAGACCGCTTTTTTTGGAACTAAATTTGCGGTTGCAGTACTTATATCATCAATTTTCTTAGGATTGTCATCAGGATTTATAGCTCATATACTCGATAGAAAAACTACTTTTTTTAAAGAACAGTTTCGCACAAAAATAAGGGGGGAAAATAGTTGTTGTGGTGAAATTTCAACAAATAGTCAGCAGAATAGTTTATGCTGTACAAAAATTATTTTGCCAAAATCCAGGTCATTTATAAAAAAATATAAAATTGACGAATTTGTCGAAAGGTTTATTACTGTTGGAATAAAAAAGATATTGTTGTTGTTCATATTATTCATTGCTATAGGAAGGGTTGTTGAAATGATTGTGCCTCAGGAATGGATTATGACATTGTTCAGTGCAGAGAAAGCTTATTCTATAATTCTGGGAGCTACAATTGGATTGCCTTTATATATTTCAGGCTCTGCATCTTTGCCTTTAATGAGATCATTTATGAATTCCGGTGCTGGAGAGGGAGCGATAATGGCATTTCTGATAACTGGTAAAGCAACGGGAATACCGGTTATAATGGGTATGTCAATAATACTAAAAAAAAGAGCGATTCTTTTCTATTTAGGCTTTATATATCTTGGTGGTATATTATCCGGATATTTATATCAACTATTATTGGATATGGGATTTTAA
- the gap gene encoding type I glyceraldehyde-3-phosphate dehydrogenase translates to MKIAINGFGRIGRLVLRELIRRKSDIEVVAINDLTDSTTLAHLFKYDSVHKVLPNDVKATENGIVIDGKEIKVFAEKDPENLPWKDLGVDVVIESTGKFRDRAGAEKHLKAGAKKVIITAPAKGEDITVVIGCNDEKLTAEHNIISCASCTTNSIAAIAKVINDEFGIVTGHLITVHSYTNDQRILDLPHKDLRRARAAAINIIPTTTGAAKAVALVVPELKGKLDGMAMRVPTPDGSLTALSVIVEKETTVEEVNKVVRDATEGRLKGIIGYNEAPIVSGDIVGTTYAGIFDSTLTKVMDGKLVNVFSWYDNEYGYTCRVVDTIEMVRKLL, encoded by the coding sequence ATGAAAATAGCTATTAACGGTTTTGGACGCATAGGAAGGCTTGTACTAAGGGAACTTATACGCCGCAAAAGTGACATTGAAGTTGTTGCTATTAACGATTTAACTGATTCTACTACTCTTGCACATCTTTTCAAATATGATTCAGTTCATAAGGTTCTCCCAAACGATGTTAAGGCAACTGAAAACGGGATAGTCATTGATGGCAAAGAAATAAAAGTTTTTGCTGAAAAGGATCCAGAAAATCTTCCCTGGAAAGATTTGGGTGTGGATGTTGTTATAGAATCCACTGGTAAATTTAGAGATAGAGCAGGAGCGGAAAAACACTTAAAAGCTGGCGCTAAAAAGGTTATCATCACTGCACCAGCAAAAGGTGAAGACATAACGGTTGTTATTGGATGCAATGATGAAAAGTTGACAGCGGAACACAATATTATTTCATGTGCTTCCTGTACCACAAATTCAATTGCTGCTATAGCTAAGGTTATTAACGATGAATTTGGTATAGTTACAGGGCATCTTATAACAGTGCATTCTTATACAAATGACCAGAGAATTCTGGATTTGCCTCACAAAGACTTAAGAAGAGCCAGGGCAGCTGCTATAAACATTATTCCAACTACTACCGGTGCTGCAAAAGCAGTAGCCTTGGTAGTACCAGAGCTTAAGGGTAAGTTAGACGGAATGGCAATGAGAGTTCCAACACCAGACGGTTCATTAACTGCTCTTAGTGTTATAGTCGAAAAAGAAACAACAGTAGAAGAAGTTAATAAAGTAGTTAGAGACGCAACAGAAGGCAGACTTAAAGGTATAATAGGATACAACGAGGCTCCAATAGTAAGCGGTGATATTGTTGGAACTACATATGCAGGTATTTTTGATTCCACACTTACAAAAGTTATGGATGGAAAGCTTGTCAACGTATTTTCCTGGTATGATAACGAGTACGGATATACATGTAGAGTAGTGGATACAATTGAGATGGTAAGAAAATTGTTATAA
- a CDS encoding phosphoglycerate kinase produces the protein MDKLTIRDVDIKGKRIIMRVDFNVPIKDGVITDTTRIVEALPTIKYAVEQGAKVILLSHLGRPKGEPKPEFSLKPVSEKLSELLGKEVKFVPALYGEEVKKIIQEANDGDVILLENTRFDKGETKNDPELARKWAELADIHVNDAFGTAHRAHASNVGIAQYIPSVAGFLMEKEIKFLSKAALNPDKPYVVVLGGVKVSDKIGVIKNLIKKADKILIGGAMMFTFLKAMGKNVGSSLVEEDKLELANELITMAKNEGVELVLPVDAVCAQKIEAGVEKKVFSVDDGIPESWMGLDIGPESIKIFKEKLSGAKTIAWNGPMGVFEIEDFAVGTKEVALAIANQTKNGAITVVGGGDSAAAVAKFGIKGEFSHVSTGGGASLEFLEGKELPGIVSIASKKK, from the coding sequence ATGGACAAACTTACAATAAGAGATGTTGATATTAAAGGGAAAAGAATTATTATGCGAGTAGATTTTAACGTGCCAATTAAGGATGGGGTTATTACTGATACTACAAGGATTGTTGAAGCACTTCCAACTATAAAATACGCTGTAGAGCAGGGTGCAAAAGTTATTTTATTATCCCACCTTGGTAGACCTAAGGGTGAGCCTAAACCGGAATTCTCTCTGAAACCTGTTTCTGAGAAACTGTCGGAACTACTTGGGAAAGAAGTTAAATTTGTTCCCGCACTTTATGGCGAGGAAGTCAAAAAAATAATTCAGGAAGCAAATGATGGCGATGTAATATTACTTGAAAACACAAGATTTGATAAAGGCGAAACAAAAAACGATCCGGAGCTTGCCAGAAAATGGGCAGAACTTGCTGATATACATGTCAATGATGCATTCGGTACAGCTCACAGGGCACATGCGAGTAACGTTGGGATTGCCCAATATATACCAAGTGTAGCGGGCTTTTTGATGGAAAAAGAAATAAAATTCCTTTCAAAAGCAGCGTTGAATCCAGATAAACCGTATGTTGTTGTTTTAGGCGGGGTTAAAGTTTCTGACAAAATAGGTGTTATAAAAAATCTGATAAAAAAAGCAGACAAAATACTTATTGGTGGAGCTATGATGTTTACATTTTTGAAAGCTATGGGTAAAAACGTAGGATCTTCTTTAGTGGAAGAAGATAAGCTTGAACTTGCAAACGAACTTATCACTATGGCTAAGAATGAAGGTGTAGAACTTGTACTTCCAGTAGACGCGGTATGTGCACAAAAAATTGAAGCAGGTGTAGAGAAAAAAGTATTTTCAGTTGATGATGGTATACCCGAAAGTTGGATGGGTCTTGATATAGGTCCAGAATCTATAAAAATTTTCAAGGAGAAATTATCAGGAGCGAAAACTATAGCCTGGAACGGACCTATGGGAGTATTTGAAATAGAGGATTTTGCGGTGGGTACTAAAGAAGTAGCACTTGCCATAGCAAATCAAACGAAAAATGGAGCTATAACAGTAGTTGGTGGAGGAGACAGCGCTGCTGCTGTAGCAAAGTTTGGTATAAAAGGGGAGTTTTCACATGTATCTACCGGTGGAGGAGCTTCTTTAGAATTTCTTGAAGGAAAAGAATTGCCTGGAATTGTTTCAATAGCAAGTAAAAAAAAATGA
- the tpiA gene encoding triose-phosphate isomerase: MRKPVLAGNWKMNKTLSEAVQFAGVLLNGFVGVSDYEVIVAPPFVSIPGVYEILRDSNIKIAAQNMYYEDSGAFTGEISWKMLKELEIEYVIIGHSERRHIFGETDEVINKKVLKAIENKMSPILCVGERLEEREQDLTFAVIEMQIKKGLKNVPSEGMKNVLIAYEPVWAIGTGKVATPQQAQEVHHFIRNLISDMYSKEVAEQLRILYGGSIKPENFFGLIIQPDIDGGLVGGASLKESFIELGKILSRVV; encoded by the coding sequence ATGAGAAAGCCGGTTTTAGCGGGTAATTGGAAAATGAATAAAACTTTAAGCGAGGCTGTGCAATTTGCAGGAGTTCTTTTAAATGGGTTTGTAGGGGTAAGCGATTATGAGGTAATAGTTGCGCCACCATTTGTGTCTATACCTGGTGTTTACGAAATATTGAGGGATTCAAATATAAAAATCGCTGCACAAAATATGTATTATGAGGATTCTGGGGCGTTCACAGGAGAGATATCATGGAAAATGTTAAAAGAGTTGGAGATAGAATATGTGATAATTGGTCATAGTGAAAGAAGACATATATTTGGTGAAACTGATGAAGTAATTAACAAAAAGGTTTTAAAGGCAATCGAAAATAAGATGTCACCTATTTTATGCGTTGGAGAAAGACTTGAGGAAAGAGAGCAAGATTTGACTTTTGCAGTAATTGAAATGCAAATAAAAAAAGGATTAAAAAATGTTCCATCAGAAGGTATGAAAAATGTTTTGATAGCGTATGAACCTGTCTGGGCGATAGGTACTGGAAAAGTGGCTACTCCGCAACAGGCACAGGAGGTTCATCATTTCATAAGGAATTTAATATCTGATATGTATTCTAAAGAAGTTGCAGAACAGCTAAGGATATTATATGGAGGCAGCATAAAACCTGAAAATTTCTTTGGTTTGATCATTCAACCTGATATTGATGGTGGCCTGGTTGGTGGCGCCAGTTTAAAAGAAAGTTTTATAGAACTTGGCAAGATTCTTTCAAGAGTGGTATAA
- a CDS encoding response regulator, giving the protein MPKILVVDDERNIRMLVEKFLEEKNFEVEAIVSAEEAFELLRTNEYDLVATDIKLPGKSGIELIRELRNSGETVPILIISAYAKPEVLSEAFKYGNVDFLSKPFTKEELFAKIQELLEKPKESFDRFLREANESLKNNDLNRAEKLIKQMFLYMPSSPIPHYLMCELLKKRGNNELAQKHLNAAKALDPKYADKKEGKQQ; this is encoded by the coding sequence ATGCCTAAGATTCTTGTGGTAGATGATGAGAGAAATATCAGAATGCTGGTTGAGAAGTTTCTTGAAGAAAAGAATTTTGAAGTAGAAGCGATAGTAAGTGCCGAAGAGGCTTTTGAACTTCTCAGAACTAACGAGTATGACCTGGTTGCTACTGATATTAAACTTCCTGGAAAATCAGGAATAGAGCTTATAAGAGAGTTGAGAAATTCTGGCGAAACAGTACCAATTCTTATAATCTCCGCTTATGCAAAGCCTGAAGTGCTTTCAGAGGCATTTAAATATGGAAATGTTGACTTTTTATCTAAACCTTTCACCAAAGAAGAACTTTTTGCTAAAATTCAGGAACTGCTGGAAAAACCAAAAGAAAGTTTTGACAGATTTCTTAGAGAAGCAAACGAAAGTTTGAAAAATAATGACTTGAATAGGGCGGAGAAACTTATAAAGCAAATGTTCTTATACATGCCTTCCTCTCCAATTCCTCATTATTTAATGTGCGAATTGTTAAAAAAACGAGGCAACAATGAACTCGCTCAGAAACACTTAAACGCTGCTAAAGCTCTTGACCCAAAGTATGCCGATAAGAAAGAAGGTAAGCAACAATGA
- a CDS encoding potassium channel family protein, translating to MIGIGKTIQSLYIVIVGCGRVGANIASMASTAGHNVVVIDKVENAFENLSVEYTGFTILGDATERDVLAQAKVDKADLVLVLTDDDNTNYLVSMACKYYFAVQNVISRVYEPDNVMLFQESGIKVVSPTLLVIGELTHIVAGDKI from the coding sequence ATGATAGGTATAGGTAAAACTATACAATCTTTATATATAGTTATAGTTGGTTGCGGACGTGTTGGAGCTAACATTGCAAGTATGGCATCTACTGCTGGACACAACGTAGTGGTAATTGATAAGGTGGAAAATGCGTTTGAGAATCTGTCTGTTGAATATACCGGGTTTACAATCTTAGGAGATGCTACTGAGCGAGATGTTCTGGCCCAGGCGAAAGTGGATAAAGCAGATCTTGTGCTTGTTCTCACAGACGATGATAATACTAATTATCTTGTTTCTATGGCATGCAAATATTATTTTGCTGTTCAAAATGTTATATCCAGGGTTTATGAACCTGATAATGTAATGTTATTCCAGGAATCAGGTATTAAGGTTGTGTCTCCTACGTTGCTTGTAATAGGAGAACTCACTCATATAGTAGCAGGTGATAAAATATGA
- a CDS encoding potassium channel family protein — translation MKVVIIGGERVAYFLAKSFSSKGYKVYVINKDPVLCEDFARDLKAVVVNGDASKKVVLEQLDIEEDDIIVVLTNKDKENLIITQLAKQIFGVKNIVTLVNNPDNIELFQKLGITSVVSTTTMLQKAVENLLFGKELEEFLSIEGGKLAFLRIEIPEYSKVIGKELKDIGLPHDCVVGGILRKGEVIVPRGDTRLNVGDRLFIVALPTVQTEIARILTGE, via the coding sequence ATGAAAGTGGTTATTATAGGCGGCGAAAGAGTAGCATATTTTTTGGCGAAATCCTTTTCCAGTAAGGGATATAAAGTTTATGTTATAAATAAAGACCCGGTTTTATGTGAGGATTTTGCTCGTGATTTGAAAGCGGTAGTAGTTAATGGTGATGCGAGTAAAAAGGTAGTACTTGAGCAACTCGATATAGAAGAAGATGATATAATAGTTGTTCTTACTAACAAAGATAAAGAAAATTTAATAATCACACAGCTTGCTAAGCAAATATTCGGCGTGAAAAATATAGTTACACTTGTTAATAATCCAGATAATATTGAACTTTTTCAAAAACTTGGTATTACCTCTGTTGTTAGTACAACAACCATGTTACAAAAAGCAGTAGAAAATCTGTTGTTTGGTAAAGAACTGGAAGAATTTTTGTCTATCGAAGGTGGAAAATTAGCGTTTTTAAGGATAGAAATTCCTGAATATTCAAAGGTAATCGGTAAAGAGTTAAAAGATATAGGATTACCCCACGATTGTGTGGTAGGAGGTATTCTCAGAAAGGGAGAAGTAATAGTTCCAAGAGGTGATACCAGATTAAATGTAGGAGATCGATTGTTTATAGTGGCTTTACCCACTGTTCAAACTGAGATTGCAAGGATTCTTACGGGGGAATGA
- a CDS encoding TrkH family potassium uptake protein, whose translation MPKLSVQYRIISNNLGLLLMLYPIILLSPIFFVSFYPEEMKNIFGFILPAVFSFVMGFLLWKASKLKSSPTVTVREGAVIVFFTWLFVILFGAFPFIFIEGLTFSQAIFEATSGFTTTGLTMFTDVEKVSRLILFWRSIMQFIGGAGFALIMMGSVIGPKGFGLYHAEGRVDNIAPNIKRSAQIIALIYVVYAVFGIIALDIAGMPLFDAFNHALTALATGGFSVRNGSIGDYKNLSVEIVTMILMFLGGTGFGVHYTLWRGNFKSLVKNGEPWLMLSTIFITTIVIALNGLGRIFDSFSEGIREAVFQTTSALTGTGFSTVDLSNPMWLNFGVAMFILTSLMLAGGGMDSTAGGLKQYRIWVTIKAFLHSIKEFLLPSRTVTKLVVWKGQNKNYINNRDLKEILLVFSMYFFTFFVGSIILASYGYNLTGAMFEFSSAMNGVGLSVGITSPTMPIGAMWVLTIAMFTGRLEFLVVIYAISKLVNDLVQKARSR comes from the coding sequence ATGCCGAAATTAAGTGTCCAATACCGTATAATATCGAACAACTTAGGACTGCTATTGATGCTCTATCCCATAATTCTTCTTTCTCCAATTTTTTTTGTCTCCTTTTATCCTGAAGAAATGAAAAATATTTTTGGTTTTATACTTCCGGCTGTTTTTTCATTTGTGATGGGATTTCTTTTATGGAAGGCGTCGAAACTGAAATCTTCTCCAACTGTTACTGTACGTGAAGGTGCAGTTATTGTATTTTTTACGTGGTTGTTTGTTATATTATTTGGAGCATTTCCTTTTATTTTTATAGAAGGTCTTACCTTTTCTCAGGCAATATTTGAAGCAACAAGTGGTTTTACTACTACTGGATTGACGATGTTTACTGATGTAGAAAAAGTTTCCAGGCTTATTTTGTTTTGGAGAAGTATTATGCAATTCATAGGTGGCGCGGGTTTTGCGTTAATTATGATGGGTTCGGTTATAGGTCCTAAGGGATTCGGTTTATATCATGCGGAAGGTCGTGTCGATAATATTGCGCCTAACATAAAAAGATCTGCTCAAATAATAGCTTTAATATATGTAGTGTATGCGGTATTTGGAATAATAGCCCTTGATATAGCTGGTATGCCACTATTTGATGCCTTTAATCATGCTTTAACGGCATTAGCTACAGGCGGTTTTTCTGTGCGGAATGGAAGTATAGGCGATTACAAAAATCTATCTGTTGAAATAGTAACTATGATACTTATGTTTCTTGGTGGTACAGGTTTTGGGGTTCATTATACTCTGTGGCGTGGTAACTTTAAATCGCTTGTTAAAAATGGAGAACCGTGGTTAATGCTTTCTACAATATTTATCACCACAATTGTAATAGCTTTAAATGGTTTGGGCAGGATTTTTGATAGCTTTTCTGAAGGAATTCGAGAAGCTGTGTTCCAGACGACTTCTGCACTTACAGGAACAGGTTTTTCAACTGTAGATCTTTCAAATCCCATGTGGTTGAATTTTGGAGTTGCTATGTTTATATTAACCTCGTTAATGCTCGCAGGGGGTGGAATGGATTCTACCGCTGGAGGTCTTAAACAGTATCGTATTTGGGTTACAATAAAAGCCTTTTTGCATTCAATAAAAGAATTTTTACTTCCTTCAAGAACTGTAACAAAATTGGTCGTATGGAAGGGTCAAAACAAAAATTATATTAATAATAGAGATTTAAAGGAAATTCTGTTAGTTTTTTCTATGTATTTCTTTACGTTTTTTGTTGGAAGTATAATTCTTGCATCTTATGGTTATAATCTTACAGGAGCGATGTTTGAGTTTTCTTCTGCTATGAATGGTGTAGGATTATCTGTAGGCATTACTTCACCTACAATGCCTATTGGAGCAATGTGGGTTCTAACTATTGCTATGTTTACGGGAAGATTAGAATTTTTGGTAGTAATTTATGCTATTAGCAAACTCGTAAATGATCTGGTTCAGAAGGCAAGGAGTAGATAA
- a CDS encoding M1 family aminopeptidase, whose amino-acid sequence MKRLILIAFLLITVLLFSFEYSLDAIFVPENYEITATLTMNLPEGDYNFFLLPNYSSNNPYIHSLFKNKGTRIEIISVKDKSGNSLEFSIETPESTWLGSKDYKKDTLLKVTSRGEGVVIRFNTYFSDEFLPDNSGNDEIFVWRFGWYPFLVKKLDSIVLYPHKWKLSIRYPDEWMFVGGGVKNGENYYSNGFYASCPIVFLKKDKFKIFKLESKENNLIVYYKKGQQGHAAKVAAFLNNVLAHHEKLLGKLRYKEINVIQSNYPGLWGMAADGIFLLGDGFFTTSDLWIPGVLDPASYYVIAHESAHFWYGVGVSVDFIKDNYLSESLADYIAHISMFDMYNEDPFYNQDVPDVFVDYIYGLLPKTFSDYDQLVLLNTYRSNVNISVAESYKAPSNFRATFDYQKGKRALFSLETLLGKENLIKRLRRYYLENVGSVSNSKKFLSYFSDVDDAVINSLFYSQKPFDAKAYNTENGIYIDLGGLNIPVKVVVETTDGTETFVATQSMYLDYRNILQVSVDPDKKTFDIERHNNYYPVKFALPFDLNPDLFDNYLLSVNFEFETLSSTNTINAYNLKYSLYFKDYPVFEVGLISNNVVIDNISLYDYGAYFKYSPDSFTTFEGKYEFGILEASFSIGIAEDINVGNYSPIREIKHSFAGKFYYNFLQDEIAGITGYQFNNLLKYGYFTGIGYSFNLDSYEVLNSLEVFFTYFFDVESLVKPNFSLVVDYNFEGKKIFKPFEYDVSLLYRKKSEDPFFNVDFSTYSVVDAFLGFASMFPLENRINIFNLASFSGIGFSGGFRYIKTNDFNILGVQVSGAIKLGLVADTMINVVTAFNMYYCMEKEIFTLSMGKSTVGIQLFYTLK is encoded by the coding sequence ATGAAAAGGTTAATTTTAATTGCTTTTTTATTGATAACTGTGTTATTGTTTTCCTTTGAATATTCTCTTGATGCTATTTTTGTTCCAGAAAATTATGAAATTACTGCAACTTTAACTATGAATCTTCCAGAAGGGGATTACAATTTTTTCCTTCTGCCAAACTATTCTTCAAACAATCCTTATATTCATAGTTTATTTAAAAATAAGGGGACTCGTATAGAAATAATTTCTGTGAAAGATAAATCAGGCAACAGTCTGGAATTTTCAATAGAGACACCTGAATCAACATGGCTTGGTTCGAAAGATTATAAAAAAGATACTCTTTTGAAGGTAACTTCCAGAGGAGAAGGTGTTGTAATACGATTTAATACATATTTTTCAGATGAATTTTTGCCGGATAACTCGGGGAATGATGAAATATTTGTCTGGCGTTTCGGATGGTACCCGTTTCTCGTTAAAAAATTAGATAGTATAGTTCTTTATCCGCATAAATGGAAATTAAGTATCAGATACCCGGATGAGTGGATGTTTGTTGGTGGTGGAGTGAAAAATGGTGAAAATTACTATTCTAATGGCTTTTATGCATCCTGTCCTATAGTATTTTTAAAAAAAGATAAGTTTAAAATATTTAAATTGGAAAGCAAAGAGAATAATCTGATAGTTTATTATAAAAAGGGTCAACAGGGACACGCGGCAAAAGTCGCTGCATTTTTAAATAATGTGCTTGCGCATCACGAAAAACTTTTAGGCAAATTGAGATATAAAGAGATAAACGTCATTCAGAGTAATTATCCCGGTTTATGGGGAATGGCAGCAGATGGAATTTTCCTTTTGGGAGATGGTTTTTTTACAACGTCAGATCTATGGATTCCAGGCGTTCTTGACCCTGCTTCGTATTATGTTATTGCCCATGAAAGTGCCCATTTTTGGTATGGTGTAGGAGTTTCAGTTGATTTTATAAAAGACAATTATTTAAGTGAAAGCTTAGCAGATTATATCGCACATATTAGTATGTTTGACATGTATAACGAAGATCCATTTTATAATCAGGATGTTCCAGATGTTTTTGTAGATTATATTTATGGTCTACTACCAAAAACATTTTCCGATTATGATCAATTGGTTCTTTTAAACACGTATCGTTCTAACGTAAACATTTCTGTTGCTGAAAGTTACAAAGCGCCTTCAAATTTTAGAGCAACGTTTGATTATCAAAAAGGCAAAAGAGCTTTGTTCTCTCTTGAGACGCTTTTAGGAAAAGAAAATTTGATTAAAAGACTACGGAGGTATTATTTAGAAAACGTTGGCAGTGTTAGCAATAGTAAAAAGTTTCTTTCCTATTTTTCCGATGTCGATGATGCCGTGATTAACTCGCTTTTTTATTCGCAAAAACCGTTTGACGCTAAGGCTTATAACACTGAAAATGGAATTTATATAGATTTAGGCGGGCTAAATATCCCTGTCAAAGTTGTTGTTGAAACGACTGATGGAACTGAAACTTTTGTTGCCACCCAAAGCATGTATTTAGATTACAGGAATATTTTACAGGTAAGTGTTGACCCGGATAAAAAAACATTTGATATTGAAAGACATAACAACTATTATCCTGTAAAGTTTGCTTTACCTTTTGATTTAAATCCTGATTTGTTTGATAACTATTTGCTTTCCGTAAACTTCGAATTTGAAACTCTTAGTTCCACTAATACTATTAACGCCTATAATCTGAAATATTCATTGTATTTCAAAGATTATCCAGTTTTTGAAGTAGGGTTAATTTCCAACAATGTGGTAATAGATAATATTTCTTTGTATGATTATGGAGCGTATTTTAAATATTCTCCGGATTCGTTTACTACTTTTGAAGGAAAATACGAGTTTGGAATTTTAGAAGCAAGTTTTTCCATAGGTATAGCCGAAGATATAAATGTTGGTAATTATTCGCCTATTCGTGAGATTAAACATTCTTTTGCCGGAAAATTTTACTATAACTTTTTACAGGATGAAATAGCTGGTATTACTGGTTATCAATTTAATAATTTACTGAAGTATGGATATTTTACAGGGATTGGATATTCATTTAATTTGGACTCTTATGAGGTACTAAACTCACTGGAAGTTTTTTTTACGTATTTTTTCGATGTAGAATCTTTGGTAAAGCCTAATTTTTCTCTGGTTGTGGATTATAATTTTGAAGGAAAAAAGATTTTTAAACCATTTGAATACGATGTATCGCTTTTGTACAGAAAAAAAAGTGAGGATCCGTTTTTTAACGTAGATTTTTCAACTTATAGTGTAGTAGATGCATTTTTAGGTTTTGCTTCCATGTTTCCACTTGAAAACAGAATCAATATTTTTAACCTTGCTTCTTTCTCCGGTATAGGTTTTTCTGGAGGATTTCGTTATATAAAAACAAACGACTTTAATATTCTTGGTGTTCAGGTGTCAGGTGCCATAAAACTTGGGCTGGTCGCTGACACGATGATTAATGTTGTTACAGCGTTTAATATGTATTATTGTATGGAAAAAGAAATTTTCACGTTAAGCATGGGAAAAAGCACTGTTGGAATACAGCTGTTTTACACATTAAAATGA
- a CDS encoding GNAT family N-acetyltransferase, whose protein sequence is MLFEISENEKVEIAPSDLIYFSETRYLKTQRRIVLNFIESEKVIGFVTFDMRYFNKNAYITYYLLPEKRGMGKGKEMLRKAIEFAFKELNLRRLTAEVYDYNVSSKKVLEKLGFVVEGVVREGKYHEGKYYNIIIYGLLKGEWKI, encoded by the coding sequence TTGCTGTTTGAAATTTCTGAAAATGAAAAAGTGGAAATTGCACCCAGTGATTTGATATATTTTTCTGAGACAAGGTACCTAAAAACTCAGAGGAGAATTGTTTTGAATTTTATTGAAAGTGAAAAGGTTATTGGATTTGTAACTTTTGATATGAGATATTTTAATAAAAATGCCTACATTACCTACTATCTTTTACCTGAGAAAAGAGGAATGGGTAAAGGAAAAGAAATGTTGAGAAAGGCGATAGAGTTTGCTTTCAAAGAATTAAATTTGCGACGACTTACTGCAGAAGTTTATGACTATAATGTATCTTCTAAGAAAGTTCTTGAAAAACTTGGATTCGTAGTTGAGGGTGTTGTCAGAGAAGGTAAATACCACGAAGGTAAATATTATAATATTATAATATACGGACTTTTAAAAGGAGAATGGAAAATATAA